One Amblyomma americanum isolate KBUSLIRL-KWMA chromosome 8, ASM5285725v1, whole genome shotgun sequence DNA window includes the following coding sequences:
- the LOC144101778 gene encoding pseudouridine-5'-phosphatase-like — protein sequence MAATFKPVTHVLFDLDGVILDTEKLYTQAVQMVADRYGKQYTWELKQRVMGIPGKDAARLVIDGLGLPLGSEEYLAEMDRHYAKLFPSAELMPGVDRLVRHLHKKGVPMAIATSSKPTSFELKTGKHRELVALFHHVVMSGGNPEVKHGKPHPDIFLVAASKFEEKPPPEKVLVFEDAPKGVTAALAAGMQVIMIPDPRMDDDNRRRATMCIDSMNDFKPEQFGLPPFEEKGESSNKKKEQ from the exons ATGGCAGCGACCTTCAAGCCGGTAACACACGTGCTTTTCGACCTGGACGGCGTGATTTTGG ACACGGAGAAGCTGTACACGCAGGCGGTGCAGATGGTGGCCGACCGGTACGGCAAGCAGTACACGTGGGAGCTGAAGCAGCGGGTGATGGGCATCCCGGGCAAGGACGCCGCGCGCCTTGTCATCGACGGCCTGGGCCTGCCGCTGGGCTCCGAGGAGTACCTGGCCGAGATGGACCGCCACTACGCGAAGCTCTTCCCCAGCGCCGAGCTCATGCCCG GCGTGGACCGGCTGGTGCGGCACTTGCACAAGAAGGGCGTGCCCATGGCCATCGCGACCAGCTCGAAGCCCACCTCGTTCGAGCTGAAGACGGGCAAGCACCGCGAACTGGTGGCGCTCTTCCACCACGTGGTCATGTCCGGGGGAAACCCCGAGGTGAAGCACGGCAAGCCGCATCCAGACATCTTCCTCGTCGCAGCCTCGAAGTTCGAGGAGAAACCGCCGCCCGAAAAG GTCCTGGTGTTCGAGGACGCGCCCAAGGGCGTCACCGCCGCCCTGGCCGCCGGAATGCAGGTCATCATGATCCCCGACCCGCGCATGGACGACGACAACCGGCGTCGGGCAACGATGTGCATCGACTCGATGAACGACTTCAAGCCCGAGCAGTTCGGACTGCCGCCCTTCGAGGAGAAGGGGGAATCGTCTAATAAGAAGAAGGAGCAGTAA